The following coding sequences lie in one Synechococcus sp. MW101C3 genomic window:
- a CDS encoding peptidase domain-containing ABC transporter, translating into MTTTTYQKLWELEVFSSLGAEGKQLVEDTSRLLQYRVGQSMAVANTIPSEVLIILEGSARLTAHQGTGWRTVERLEPGEVVGLASLLSAAPCEEVHASSEVMALAIPDNTILKLHSRDKIFKDWCSTHLWTAELVRLVQLLQSQSAASPLSIRESVALLRSEATVRTVPLTTPQVDADHVWYVASANLPGLEIGAVVASGASLPAPVGPLAARLIGWPVGIIERLGRSPAAPAASGKENGSLITAVDGAGPTVLAAPESPLPTAENLGRSDERQPFKVIRGEGPIDETLACFQMLSRQMTLPFRKDAIEKVLRQQLQRGQAPNMQLVGSLASMMGMHVVGAKVSSSACTRLQTPSLVEWDGTFALLQASNARGIVLASPRKGLIRLSPQEVDEAFPDGINLLLVDRTSVTPEQKFGVSWFLPALRRHRGVLTQVLVSSFVVQLFTLANPLIIQVIIDKVISQRSLDTLQVLGIALVVVTLLEGVLESLRTFIFTETTNRIDTRLGAEVIDHLLRLPLGYFDKRPVGELGSRIAELEKIRMFLTGQALTTILDAAFSVIYIIVMSIYSWVLTLIALAVVPIQVALTVLGAPLFRRQYRDAAEENAKTQSHLVEVLTGIQTVKAQNVEMVSRWKWQDLYSGYISKSFEKTITGTALSQTSQVLQKLSQLMVLWVGATMVLKGELTLGQLIAFRILSGYVTQPLLRLGSIWQNIQELRVSFERLADVVDTPEESNEADKQKIPLPAINGSVRFEDVTFRFNLSLPPVLHNVNLTIPSGTFVGVVGQSGSGKSTLMKLLARLYSPESGRILIDDYDIDKVELYSLRRQIGIVPQEPLLFSGTINENIALGNPNATSDDIVAAAKIACAHDFIMSLSAGYSTNIGERGAGLSGGQKQRIAIARTLITNPKLLVMDEATSALDYDTERRLCDNLVESIQGSTVFFITHRLSTIRRAKLIVMMDQGNVVEQGTHEELVQLKGRYYALYRQQEGS; encoded by the coding sequence GAGGGGAAACAACTGGTGGAGGATACGTCCCGCCTGTTGCAGTACCGCGTCGGGCAGTCGATGGCGGTCGCCAACACCATTCCCAGTGAAGTTCTGATCATCCTTGAGGGAAGCGCCCGTCTCACTGCCCATCAAGGCACAGGCTGGCGAACTGTCGAGCGATTGGAACCCGGTGAGGTTGTAGGGCTCGCTTCACTGCTGAGCGCCGCCCCCTGTGAGGAGGTTCATGCCTCCAGCGAGGTGATGGCCCTGGCCATCCCCGACAATACAATTCTGAAGTTGCACTCCAGAGACAAGATCTTTAAGGATTGGTGCTCGACGCACCTCTGGACTGCAGAGCTTGTACGCCTCGTTCAACTCCTTCAAAGCCAATCCGCAGCTTCTCCTCTCAGCATCCGTGAGAGCGTGGCGCTGCTGCGATCCGAGGCCACAGTCCGCACTGTTCCGCTCACGACGCCACAGGTCGACGCTGACCATGTGTGGTATGTGGCAAGCGCAAACCTGCCTGGCTTGGAGATCGGGGCCGTTGTCGCCTCTGGCGCGAGCCTGCCAGCCCCCGTTGGCCCGTTGGCGGCAAGGTTGATTGGATGGCCAGTCGGGATCATCGAACGTCTTGGCAGAAGCCCGGCCGCTCCAGCTGCCAGCGGCAAAGAGAACGGGAGCCTCATCACCGCAGTGGATGGTGCCGGTCCCACAGTCCTGGCTGCACCTGAATCGCCTTTACCCACGGCAGAGAATCTGGGAAGGAGTGATGAACGGCAACCCTTCAAAGTCATCAGGGGGGAGGGCCCCATTGATGAAACCCTGGCTTGCTTTCAGATGCTGAGCAGGCAGATGACCCTGCCCTTTCGAAAGGATGCCATCGAGAAGGTTTTACGGCAGCAGCTGCAACGCGGTCAGGCGCCGAACATGCAATTGGTCGGAAGCCTCGCTTCAATGATGGGCATGCATGTGGTGGGGGCAAAAGTCAGCAGTAGCGCCTGTACCCGCCTGCAGACTCCCTCCCTGGTCGAATGGGACGGCACCTTTGCTCTCCTGCAAGCCAGTAACGCCCGCGGAATCGTGCTGGCCTCTCCGCGTAAGGGCTTGATCCGGCTTAGCCCTCAGGAAGTGGATGAAGCCTTCCCAGATGGAATCAACCTTCTTCTTGTCGATCGCACCAGCGTCACACCAGAGCAGAAGTTCGGGGTGTCGTGGTTCCTGCCGGCGCTGAGGCGTCACCGGGGTGTGCTCACTCAGGTGCTCGTCTCCTCCTTCGTGGTGCAGCTGTTCACGTTGGCCAATCCCCTGATCATTCAGGTGATCATTGACAAGGTGATCAGCCAGCGCAGCCTCGACACACTGCAGGTTCTCGGCATTGCATTGGTTGTTGTCACCTTGTTGGAAGGGGTGCTGGAGAGTCTTCGCACCTTTATTTTCACTGAAACAACCAATCGCATCGATACGCGGCTGGGCGCAGAGGTCATAGATCACCTACTGCGCCTTCCTCTTGGCTATTTCGATAAGCGCCCGGTCGGAGAGCTGGGCAGTCGGATTGCGGAGCTGGAGAAGATCCGCATGTTCCTGACAGGACAGGCTCTCACCACGATTCTAGATGCCGCCTTTTCGGTGATCTACATCATCGTGATGTCGATCTATTCATGGGTGCTGACCCTGATCGCTCTGGCGGTGGTGCCGATTCAAGTGGCTCTGACCGTGCTGGGAGCTCCGCTGTTTCGGCGTCAGTACCGTGATGCCGCCGAAGAAAACGCAAAAACACAATCCCACTTGGTGGAGGTCCTTACCGGAATTCAAACCGTCAAAGCCCAGAATGTGGAGATGGTCAGCCGGTGGAAGTGGCAAGACCTGTACTCAGGCTACATCAGTAAGTCCTTCGAAAAGACAATTACAGGGACGGCACTAAGCCAGACAAGCCAAGTCCTTCAGAAGCTTTCTCAGCTGATGGTGCTATGGGTTGGCGCTACTATGGTGCTGAAGGGCGAACTAACCTTGGGCCAGCTGATTGCCTTTCGCATCCTCAGTGGATACGTCACACAGCCCTTGTTGCGTTTGGGCTCAATTTGGCAGAACATACAGGAATTGAGAGTTTCCTTTGAGCGTCTAGCCGATGTTGTTGACACTCCGGAAGAATCCAATGAAGCAGATAAGCAGAAGATCCCGCTACCTGCCATCAATGGCAGCGTTCGCTTTGAAGATGTAACCTTCCGCTTCAACTTGTCATTGCCGCCAGTTCTCCACAACGTCAACCTGACGATTCCATCAGGAACGTTTGTTGGAGTTGTCGGCCAAAGCGGAAGTGGCAAGAGCACATTGATGAAGCTGCTGGCAAGGCTGTATAGCCCTGAATCAGGTCGCATCCTGATTGATGACTACGATATCGACAAAGTTGAACTCTATTCTCTGCGTCGTCAGATTGGCATCGTACCTCAGGAGCCACTCTTATTCAGCGGTACGATCAACGAAAACATTGCACTTGGCAATCCCAATGCCACGAGTGACGACATCGTCGCAGCAGCAAAGATAGCCTGCGCTCATGACTTCATCATGAGCCTTTCAGCAGGCTACAGCACAAACATCGGCGAGAGAGGCGCTGGCTTATCAGGCGGGCAGAAACAGCGCATTGCCATTGCCCGAACTCTTATCACCAACCCCAAGTTGCTTGTGATGGATGAGGCAACCAGTGCACTTGACTACGATACGGAACGTCGCCTTTGCGACAACTTGGTTGAAAGCATTCAAGGAAGCACGGTGTTCTTCATTACACACCGTCTAAGCACGATCCGCCGTGCCAAGCTCATCGTAATGATGGACCAAGGAAACGTTGTCGAACAGGGCACCCATGAAGAACTTGTTCAACTGAAAGGTCGCTACTACGCTCTCTACCGCCAACAAGAAGGCAGCTGA
- a CDS encoding HlyD family secretion protein: MKLTNPLRKLQNNIEQSIHTESENASVLEQSPFWATATTWGLIGTAAFGVGWIALAQTEEIVVAPGKLEPIGVVQDIRLPVGGVVAKVLVKDGQKVNAGETLLQLDSEATEDRRRSLMRGILLKKEQLELKEKELAKYLDLNSTEQQSLQRNLELETEVLKRLETLTKEGGIGELQYLNQRNKVAEIDGNLNQTRVDRMRQKAILDQSIQQLRGEVNELNSSLSDVRINIRYQNVKSPVNGIIFGLKPTGPGFAAQTSEPVMQIVPFDKLEASVEVASQDIGFVSVDKPVDISIDSFPATDFGVISGVVRQIGSDAIPPDQLKPNYRFPVKIKLNTQQLKIESGQALPLQVGMSLQANIKLRKVSYLQLLLNTFRDKADSLRQI, encoded by the coding sequence GTGAAACTGACCAATCCCCTCCGCAAGCTCCAAAACAACATCGAGCAAAGCATTCACACAGAATCAGAAAATGCTTCTGTGCTGGAGCAGTCACCATTTTGGGCGACGGCAACAACCTGGGGACTGATTGGCACTGCTGCCTTCGGTGTGGGTTGGATAGCCTTGGCGCAAACGGAAGAGATTGTGGTAGCCCCGGGAAAGCTAGAACCAATCGGTGTCGTTCAGGACATCCGTCTTCCGGTGGGCGGCGTCGTTGCGAAAGTTCTGGTTAAGGATGGCCAGAAAGTCAACGCTGGTGAGACTCTGCTTCAATTAGACAGCGAAGCAACAGAGGATCGCCGCCGGAGCCTCATGCGGGGCATCCTGTTGAAAAAGGAACAGCTGGAGCTCAAAGAAAAGGAGCTTGCAAAATATCTGGACCTAAACTCAACTGAACAGCAATCACTGCAGCGGAACCTTGAGCTAGAAACAGAGGTGCTCAAGCGCCTGGAAACCCTGACCAAAGAGGGCGGCATTGGCGAGCTACAATATCTCAATCAGCGCAATAAGGTTGCAGAGATTGACGGAAACTTGAATCAAACGCGTGTTGACAGAATGCGCCAAAAAGCAATCCTAGACCAGAGCATTCAGCAGTTGAGAGGAGAGGTAAACGAGCTTAACTCCAGCCTTTCCGACGTAAGGATTAACATTCGATATCAGAATGTCAAGTCACCAGTCAACGGTATTATCTTCGGGCTCAAACCAACTGGACCTGGCTTTGCCGCCCAAACAAGCGAGCCAGTGATGCAGATTGTTCCCTTCGATAAACTTGAAGCCAGTGTAGAAGTTGCCAGTCAAGACATCGGCTTCGTCAGCGTTGACAAGCCAGTGGATATCAGCATTGATTCCTTTCCAGCCACTGATTTCGGCGTGATCAGCGGTGTCGTAAGACAGATTGGCTCCGATGCGATCCCCCCCGATCAGCTGAAACCAAACTATCGGTTCCCCGTAAAGATCAAGTTGAATACCCAACAACTGAAGATTGAATCTGGCCAGGCACTGCCTTTGCAGGTTGGTATGTCCTTGCAGGCAAACATCAAACTCCGCAAAGTCAGCTATCTGCAGCTCCTCCTGAATACATTCAGAGACAAAGCCGACTCACTTCGTCAGATTTAG